In the Harmonia axyridis chromosome 3, icHarAxyr1.1, whole genome shotgun sequence genome, one interval contains:
- the LOC123676014 gene encoding uncharacterized protein LOC123676014: MNSIMKKSRSILTQNIISESFFDEQIDHLILMKRSNRDFNKLGGEFIIRYIVVFCFNLFHCVVQCEYSYILTVIAFLPGLTFLIIECEEVMLLSEKLLQQIIWNLQYQITHNKKFDSKNVKALIKFRNALKLYKMEFSCNGYINLDHQLILKIIEMITTIIIIKCQMPK, from the exons atgaattcGATAATGAAAAAATCTAGGAGCATCTTGACTCAAAACATCATATCCGAGAGTTTTTTCGATGAACAAATTGATCATTTAATTTTGATGAAGAGGTCAAATAGAGACTTCAATAAACTAGGTGGAGAATTTATCATCAGATATATTGTTGTATTCTGCTTCAATTTGTTTCACTGTGTGGTGCAATGTGAATACTCGTATATTTTAACCGTGATTGCTTTTTTG CCAGGTTTGACTTTCTTGATCATTGAATGTGAGGAAGTAATGCTGTTGAGTGAAAAGCTGTTGCAGCAGATTATTTGGAATTTACAATATCAAATAACCCACAACAAGAAGTTCGACTCAAAAAATGTAAAAGCTTTGATCAAATTCAGGAATGCtctgaaattatataaaatggAATTCTCTTGCAATGGCTACATTAACTTGGATCACCAGTTGATACTTAAAATAATAGAAATGATTACTACAattatcataataaaatgtcaaatgcccaaatga
- the LOC123676015 gene encoding uncharacterized protein LOC123676015: protein MNSLMKKSRSILTQNIISESFFDEQIDHLILMKRSNRDFNKLGGEFIIRYIVVFCFNLFHCVVQCEYSYILTVIAFLPGLTFLIIECEEVMMLSEKLLQQIIWNLQYQITHNRKFDSKNVKALIKFRNALKLYKMEFSCNGYINLDHQLILKIIEMITTIIIIKCQMPK from the exons atgaattcGCTAATGAAAAAATCTAGGAGCATCTTGACTCAAAACATCATATCCGAGAGTTTTTTCGATGAACAAATTGATCATTTAATTTTGATGAAGAGGTCAAATAGAGACTTCAATAAACTAGGTGGAGAATTTATCATCAGATATATTGTTGTATTCTGCTTCAATTTGTTTCACTGTGTGGTGCAATGTGAATACTCGTATATTTTGACCGTGATTGCTTTTTTG CCAGGTTTGACTTTCTTGATCATTGAATGTGAGGAAGTAATGATGTTGAGTGAAAAGCTGTTGCAGCAGATTATTTGGAATTTACAATATCAAATAACCCACAACAGGAAGTTCGACTCAAAAAATGTAAAAGCTTTGATCAAATTCAGGAATGCtctgaaattatataaaatggAATTCTCTTGCAATGGCTACATTAACTTGGATCACCAGTTGATACTTAAAATAATAGAAATGATTACTACAattatcataataaaatgtcaaatgcccaaatga
- the LOC123676016 gene encoding innexin inx1, which produces MFKLLGGLAHYLKQQDIVTDCAIFRLHNLFTTALLMGCSLIITATQYVGRPIQCIVQDRNPHVVNTFCWISSTFTMADAFNRQIGSEVAAPGLSNDFDDVHAHKYYTYYQWVCFALFFQGLACYTPKFIWDKFEGGLMKTLVMGLNIGATPEKVRNARKEIVIEYLLEHLKKHRFYAIRYWCCECLCLVNIIVQLYLMNKFFDGEFLSYGLRVMNYSNEAQEERVDPMVYIFPRLTKCNFYKYGPSGSIQKLDSLCVLPLNIVNEKTYIFLWFWFMILASLLTILVIYRVCMMLFPKFRTRIFHSKNYGSPYEVSQTITRKTDIGDWWVLYMLGTNMDSLIFKEMISELSKRIEVKSSNRR; this is translated from the coding sequence atgtTCAAGTTACTTGGTGGACTAGCTCATTATTTAAAACAACAAGACATAGTGACGGATTGTGCAATATTCCGTCTGCACAATTTGTTCACTACAGCTTTGTTGATGGGATGCAGCTTGATAATAACAGCGACCCAATATGTTGGACGACCGATCCAGTGCATCGTTCAGGATAGGAATCCTCACGTAGTGAACACTTTCTGTTGGATTTCTTCCACGTTTACAATGGCCGACGCTTTCAACAGACAGATAGGATCAGAAGTTGCAGCCCCAGGTCTCTCAAACGACTTTGATGATGTTCATGCTCACAAATATTATACTTACTATCAGTGGGTTTGTTTTGCGTTATTTTTCCAAGGTTTAGCATGTTACACCCCCAAATTTATCTGGGATAAATTTGAAGGAGGCTTGATGAAAACCTTAGTCATGGGATTGAACATAGGAGCCACCCCCGAAAAAGTTAGGAATGCCAGAAAGGAGATCGTGATAGAGTATCTTCTTGAGCATTTGAAGAAACATAGATTTTATGCTATTAGATACTGGTGCTGTGAATGTCTCTGTTTAGTAAACATAATAGTTCAACtttatttgatgaataaattttttgatgGTGAATTTTTATCATATGGTCTCAGGGTTATGAATTACTCCAATGAAGCTCAAGAAGAACGTGTAGATCCAATGGTTTACATCTTCCCAAGACTTACCAAATGCAACTTTTACAAATATGGTCCTTCTGGTAGTATTCAGAAACTGGATAGTTTATGTGTTCTTCCTTTGAATATTGTCAATGAGAAGACTTACATTTTCCTTTGGTTCTGGTTCATGATACTTGCTTCTTTGCTGACCATTTTGGTGATATATAGGGTTTGCATGATGCTATTCCCAAAATTCAGGACTCGTATCTTCCATTCTAAAAATTATGGTAGTCCATATGAAGTGTCACAAACAATTACAAGGAAAACAGATATAGGAGATTGGTGGGTTCTTTATATGTTGGGAACCAATATGGATTCTCTGATTTTCAAAGAAATGATTTCTGAGTTGTCTAAGAGAATTGAAGTGAAGTCTTCTAACCgcagatga
- the LOC123676020 gene encoding uncharacterized protein LOC123676020 yields the protein MGKHKNRRYKIHLSTQSKKSVLPAEPVASLPQLPVLPPELNSNVFEGIDILSLLNNAPKRVDDDTVSVKSYKSSKSLHTEDILPKKEKRKLRRQLLLRRIDTVNQFKKEHKKKQKNKQNSNDSLGLGDLVDSLPKFEYSPAPSKFKSTRETPKKKAIDKSKKIQKKTIHQVNIYKKLLKNTQLAEDPFAVLSQHLKAVVEKERMDAKESTKKSKPVK from the coding sequence ATGGGTAAACACAAAAATCGACGTTATAAAATACATCTCTCTACACAATCCAAAAAAAGTGTTCTACCAGCTGAACCAGTTGCATCCTTGCCTCAACTACCAGTACTACCCCCCGAACTGAACTCCAATGTTTTCGAGGGAATTGACATATTATCACTATTAAACAATGCACCTAAAAGAGTTGATGATGATACAGTTAGTGTGAAATCTTATAAATCAAGCAAATCATTACATACTGAAGACATACTACCTAAGAAGGAGAAACGAAAGCTGCGAAGACAATTATTACTCAGAAGAATTGACACTGTTAATCAGTTCAAGAAAGAGCAcaagaaaaaacagaaaaataagcAAAATAGTAATGACTCATTAGGATTGGGAGATCTGGTGGACAGTTTgcccaaatttgaatattcgcctgcaccttcaaaattcaaatcaacaaGAGAAACTCCTAAAAAGAAAGCTATTGACAAAAGTAAGAAAATACAAAAGAAAACCATACACCAAGTGaacatttataaaaaattactCAAGAACACACAATTAGCAGAAGATCCATTTGCAGTTTTATCACAGCATTTGAAGGCTGTAGTAGAGAAGGAAAGGATGGATGCAAAAGAATCAACCAAAAAAAGTAAACCAGTGAAATAA
- the LOC123676018 gene encoding heterogeneous nuclear ribonucleoprotein H2-like — translation MSGAGDQEEGYVVKLRGLPWSVTAEDVLKFFEDCDVMNGKNGIHLTTSREGRPSGEAYVEFETPEDLELALEKDRDHIGSRYIEVFKVGKAEMDWMVKRSGPSFGCNDDGCVRLRGLPFGCSKEEIAQFFTGLEIVPNGITLLTDYSGRSSGEAYVQFVNKDVAEKALQKHREKIGHRYIEIFRTSLSEIASALGYTGSRRSGSFNPRPSPYDRGDRYGGGGGGGVGRFQGRGSRNFKGSNFSNDYNNYSRPSGGWSGGNQNGGGGGGGGRFVDPWNSNSGHNGGGGGSGGGMHCVHMRGLPFKATQLDIADFFKPVMPVSIRLLQDHSGRASGEADVEFANHEDALRAMNKDKSNMQHRYIELFLTSGGGGGSGGGGYGGRRRL, via the exons ATGTCGGGTGCTGGCGATCAAGAAGAAGGATATGTTGTCAAATTACGGGGCTTGCCTTGGTCTGTAACTGCTGAGGATGttttgaagttttttgaagattgcGATGTTATGAATGGTAAAAATGGAATACATTTGACAACTTCTAGAGAAGGCAGGCCTAGCGGAGAAGCTTATGTAGAGTTTGAAACACCTGAAGATTTAGAATTAGCTCTTGAAAAAGATAGAGATCACATCGGCAGCCGATATATTGAAG TATTCAAAGTTGGCAAAGCAGAAATGGACTGGATGGTTAAAAGATCTGGACCATCGTTTGGTTGCAATGATGATGGATGTGTTAGATTGAGGGGCTTACCTTTTGGATGTTCAAAAGAAGAAATTGCTCAATTTTTCACTG GGTTGGAGATAGTGCCAAACGGTATCACCCTACTGACAGACTACTCGGGGCGGAGCTCAGGGGAGGCGTATGTTCAGTTTGTTAACAAAGATGTGGCAGAGAAAGCTCTGCAGAAACACCGTGAAAAAATTGGACACAG GTACATAGAAATATTCAGAACTAGCCTGTCTGAAATTGCAAGCGCTTTAGGTTACACTGGCAGTAGACGATCTGGATCATTTAATCCCCGCCCAAGTCCCTACGATAGGGGTGACAGATATGGAGGCGGCGGTGGAGGTGGTGTAGGCAGATTCCAAGGACGAGGTTCTAGGAACTTCAAAGGATCAAACTTTTCTAACG ATTACAACAATTATAGTAGGCCATCGGGCGGATGGTCTGGTGGAAACCAAAATGGTGGTGGTGGTGGTGGAGGAGGTCGATTCGTAGACCCATGGAATAGCAATTCAGGACACAATGGAGGTGGTGGTGGAAGCGGTGGGGGAATGCACTGCGTCCACATGAGGGGATTACCATTCAAAGCTACTCAGCTGGACATAGCAGAC tttttcaaGCCAGTTATGCCTGTTAGCATCCGTCTACTACAAGACCATTCTGGAAGGGCCTCTGGAGAGGCAGATGTTGAATTTGCTAATCACGAAGATGCACTCAGAGCTATGAACAAAGATAAGAGCAACATGCAGCACCGCTATATAGAATTGTTTTTGACCTCCGGTGGTGGAGGTGGTAGTGGAGGAGGTGGTTATGGGGGCCGAAGAAGATTGTAA
- the LOC123676017 gene encoding TOM1-like protein 2: MTSFFGNALGGIGGNPFATPVGMKVEQATDGSLASENWALNMEICDLVNESEEGPRDAIKAIRRRLAQNVGKNYTIIMYTLIVLETCVKNCGKRLQVLVCTKDFIQELVKLIGPKNDPPTVVQEKVLSLIQAWADAFQNVPEMSGVVSVYKDLKAKGIEFPATDLDALAPIHTPKRSVSELPVTMEPQIQTSPNRQICSPTGGMSPEQRAKLQSELDVVQSNMNVLGEMLSEMTPGKENVDELELLQELNIACHAMQERLMELISRLPNDELTAELLRINDDMNNLFLRYSRWEKNREAKGHSPSTILAKTLPPMAQTGKPTLEASDSLIDFDDDLPNQLTKLSTSDTTAASQLSKINMVSAKNTVKSEDDFDMFAQSRNVTYESSKTTGSTYEDNLEPNQVSGGLSSLTSNQKSEELEFHEMANWLGATGGNEESVTSSEFERFLAERAAAAESAVPLSGNPKASNGTQGKKEEGHFPL, from the coding sequence atGACTTCTTTTTTTGGTAATGCTCTCGGAGGAATTGGGGGCAACCCCTTCGCAACACCTGTAGGAATGAAGGTAGAACAAGCTACAGATGGATCACTTGCATCTGAAAATTGGGCTTTAAACATGGAAATATGTGATTTAGTAAATGAGTCGGAAGAAGGACCAAGAGACGCTATTAAAGCAATTCGTAGAAGACTTGCACAAAACGTTGGCAAAAATTACACAATAATTATGTACACACTCATTGTTCTTGAAACCTGTGTCAAAAATTGTGGAAAACGCCTTCAAGTTCTTGTTTGTACGAAAGATTTCATTCAGGAACTTGTAAAATTGATTGGACCCAAAAACGACCCTCCAACAGTTGTACAAGAAAAAGTTCTCAGCTTAATCCAAGCTTGGGCTGATGCTTTCCAAAACGTTCCTGAAATGTCTGGTGTTGTTTCTGTGTATAAAGATTTGAAAGCTAAAGGTATTGAATTCCCAGCTACAGATCTTGATGCTCTAGCTCCTATTCACACACCTAAAAGATCAGTCAGTGAACTGCCTGTAACAATGGAGCCACAAATTCAAACATCTCCAAATCGTCAAATATGCAGCCCTACTGGTGGAATGTCACCTGAGCAAAGAGCTAAGCTCCAGTCTGAATTAGATGTTGTACAGAGCAATATGAATGTTCTTGGAGAAATGCTCAGTGAGATGACGCCTGGAAAAGAAAATGTTGACGAATTGGAGCTTTTGCAGGAACTGAACATTGCATGCCATGCAATGCAAGAAAGACTGATGGAGCTCATTAGTAGATTACCAAATGATGAACTCACTGCTGAACTATTGAGAATAAACGatgatatgaataatttattcctACGTTACAGTAGATGGGAGAAGAATAGGGAAGCAAAGGGACATTCTCCTTCGACAATTTTGGCCAAAACTTTACCACCAATGGCACAAACTGGCAAACCTACTCTGGAAGCATCTGATAGTcttattgattttgatgatgATTTACCCAATCAATTGACTAAATTGAGTACATCTGACACAACTGCTGCATCCCAGTTGAGTAAAATTAATATGGTTTCCGCTAAAAACACAGTTAAATCTGAAGATGACTTTGATATGTTTGCCCAATCAAGAAATGTTACCTATGAATCTTCTAAAACCACTGGGAGCACTTATGAGGATAATTTAGAACCCAATCAAGTATCAGGGGGGCTCAGCTCTTTAACATCCAATCAGAAATCTGAGGAATTGGAGTTCCATGAAATGGCCAACTGGTTGGGAGCTACTGGTGGAAACGAAGAATCTGTAACTAGCAGCGAATTCGAAAGATTTCTTGCGGAAAGAGCTGCTGCTGCTGAATCTGCTGTTCCACTGAGTGGAAATCCAAAGGCGTCGAATGGCACACAAGGGAAAAAGGAGGAAGGCCACTTCCCGTTGTAA
- the LOC123676019 gene encoding MOB kinase activator 1B, with protein MSFLFGSRSSKTFKPKKNIPEGTHQYELMKHAAATLGSGNLRLAVMLPEGEDLNEWVAVNTVDFFNQINMLYGTITEFCSEDSCPIMSAGPKYEYHWADGHTVKKPIKCSAPKYIDYLMTWVQDQLDDETLFPSKIGVPFPKNFLAIAKTILKRLFRVYAHIYHQHFREVVQLGEEAHLNTSFKHFIFFVQEFGLIDRRELAPLQELIDKLTAKETR; from the exons ATGAGTTTTCTTTT CGGAAGCCGTTCTTCTAAAACTTTCAAACCTAAGAAAAATATTCCCGAAGGCACTCATCAATATGAGTTGATGAAACATGCTGCTGCTACTTTGGGATCAGGAAATTTGAGATTAGCTGTTATGTTACCAGAAGGAGAGGATCTGAATGAATGGGTGGCTGTGAACA ctgTGGATTTCTTCAATCAAATTAACATGTTATATGGGACTATAACTGAATTTTGTTCAGAAGACAGTTGCCCAATTATGTCTGCTGGTCCAAAATATGAATATCATTGGGCTGATGGTCACACTGTTAAGAAACCTATAAAATGTTCTGCTCCAAAATATATTGATTACTTGATGACTTGGGTCCAAGATCAATTAGATGATGAAACACTGTTTCCTTCGAAAATAG GTGTACCCTTTCCAAAGAATTTTCTAGCCATCGCTAAAACAATTCTCAAGAGGTTGTTCAGAGTATATGCACATATATACCATCAACACTTTAGGGAAGTTGTTCAGCTTGGGGAAGAGGCTCATTTGAATACATCTTTCAAGCATTTCATATTCTTTGTTCAG GAATTTGGCCTTATAGATAGACGTGAGTTGGCTCCTCTTCAAGAACTTATTGACAAGCTTACCGCTAAAGAAACTCGATGA